In the genome of Streptomyces sp. V2I9, one region contains:
- a CDS encoding IS5 family transposase (programmed frameshift), translating into MWEIARPLLPPARVRPQAGGVANIDDEAVFAAIIYVLVSGCAWRALPPCFGASKSTVHRRFVIWSRAGVWGRLHQKILQLLDEQGLIDLSWAVLDSAHVRAKKGGDLAGPSPVDRGKPGSKMHVLSDVDGLPLRVGLSAANTHDCQALKPMLSHFHMGHESHATESKPVRLHADKAYDIPHLRKWLWGKHIGVRIARKGIESSERLGRRRRVIERTMSWLTGYRRLNHRYERSPRNYLAFLGLAAALCCHKRFLKLTM; encoded by the exons CGAACATCGATGATGAGGCGGTCTTCGCAGCGATCATCTACGTGCTGGTCAGTGGATGCGCCTGGCGGGCATTGCCGCCGTGCTTCGGGGCGTCGAAGTCGACCGTGCACCGTCGGTTCGTCATCTGGTCGAGAGCCGGCGTGTGGGGCCGGCTACATCAGAAGATTCTCCAGCTACTGGATGAACAGGGCTTGATCGACCTGTCCTGGGCGGTCCTGGACTCCGCGCACGTCCGCGCTAAAAAAG GGGGCGACCTTGCAGGTCCGAGCCCCGTGGACCGGGGCAAGCCAGGTTCCAAGATGCACGTCCTGTCTGATGTGGACGGACTGCCCCTACGCGTCGGACTCTCCGCGGCCAACACCCACGACTGCCAGGCACTGAAGCCGATGCTGTCCCATTTCCACATGGGACACGAATCCCACGCGACCGAATCCAAACCAGTCCGCCTCCACGCCGACAAGGCGTACGACATCCCCCACCTGCGGAAATGGCTCTGGGGCAAACACATCGGGGTCCGCATCGCACGCAAGGGCATCGAGTCCAGCGAACGACTTGGCCGCCGCAGGCGGGTCATCGAGCGCACCATGTCCTGGCTGACCGGCTACCGCCGGCTCAACCACCGCTACGAACGAAGCCCCCGCAACTACCTGGCCTTCCTCGGCCTCGCCGCCGCACTCTGCTGCCACAAACGGTTCCTCAAAC